From Bacteroidota bacterium, a single genomic window includes:
- a CDS encoding VWA domain-containing protein: protein MKPVDSELFAITFSTGLDNNQYLFSESGSSGYYYIEAKAREFSASGKARTPLNLSIVIDKSGSMSGAKLDHAKLAAKYVVDQLSADDYVSIVEYDDRINVVSTSNRVADKQLLRKRIDGIEAGNTTNLGGGMLEGCKQVKSTYQPGYVNRVLLLSDGLANEGITSVEELQRLAKAQNLEHGISISTFGLGLDYNENLMTNLAEYGSGNYYFIENPEQISAIFQKELNGLLNVVAQNVVLTVDLPANVSLEKVFGYKFEESGNRVLIHFRDVFSTETKAVLLKFRIKGNSPELVFKATLSFNDATLTDKPGRTLEASDILTLATSVEAFGQSFSARIKAQVVLFESNEKLEEAMQEVDNGNYEVARAKVRENAAYLESHKELVAESAELRVQMASNAGYSSKIEDVEQMQESEKRQMQKGSKMANYDSRKKK from the coding sequence ATGAAACCTGTAGACAGTGAATTGTTTGCCATTACATTCAGCACCGGCCTCGACAACAATCAGTACCTTTTCAGCGAATCCGGCAGCAGCGGCTACTATTACATCGAAGCAAAAGCCCGCGAATTCAGCGCAAGCGGCAAGGCACGTACACCTCTGAACCTCAGCATTGTGATTGACAAAAGCGGTTCGATGAGCGGGGCAAAACTTGACCATGCCAAGCTCGCAGCCAAGTATGTCGTCGATCAACTCAGCGCCGACGACTACGTCTCCATCGTGGAATATGACGACCGCATCAACGTCGTCTCGACTTCCAACCGCGTGGCCGACAAGCAATTGCTGCGCAAGCGCATCGACGGCATCGAAGCCGGCAACACCACCAACCTCGGCGGAGGCATGCTCGAAGGCTGCAAGCAAGTCAAAAGCACCTATCAGCCGGGCTACGTAAACCGCGTGCTGCTGCTTTCCGACGGACTCGCCAATGAAGGCATCACAAGCGTCGAGGAATTGCAACGCCTCGCCAAGGCACAAAACCTCGAACACGGCATCAGCATTTCGACATTTGGCTTGGGCCTCGATTACAACGAGAACCTCATGACCAATCTCGCTGAATACGGCAGCGGCAATTATTACTTCATCGAGAACCCCGAGCAGATTTCGGCGATTTTCCAGAAGGAATTGAACGGATTGCTCAATGTTGTGGCCCAAAATGTCGTTTTGACCGTGGATTTGCCTGCGAATGTCAGCTTGGAAAAGGTCTTCGGCTACAAATTTGAGGAGTCGGGCAACCGTGTGCTGATCCATTTTCGCGATGTCTTCTCAACGGAAACCAAGGCAGTTTTGCTGAAGTTTAGGATCAAGGGAAATTCGCCGGAACTGGTCTTTAAGGCAACGCTGAGTTTCAACGATGCCACGTTGACCGACAAACCGGGCCGGACTTTGGAAGCCAGTGACATTCTGACGCTTGCAACTTCGGTGGAAGCATTTGGCCAATCTTTTTCGGCGCGAATCAAGGCACAAGTGGTTTTGTTTGAGTCGAATGAGAAACTTGAAGAAGCCATGCAGGAAGTCGACAACGGCAATTACGAAGTTGCGCGTGCAAAGGTGCGCGAAAATGCCGCCTACCTGGAAAGCCACAAAGAACTCGTCGCAGAAAGCGCCGAATTGAGAGTGCAAATGGCTTCGAATGCGGGCTACAGCAGCAAAATCGAAGACGTCGAGCAAATGCAAGAATCCGAAAAGCGGCAAATGCAAAAAGGTTCAAAAATGGCGAATTACGACTCCCGCAAGAAGAAGTAA